A section of the Macaca thibetana thibetana isolate TM-01 chromosome 10, ASM2454274v1, whole genome shotgun sequence genome encodes:
- the LOC126929518 gene encoding uncharacterized protein LOC126929518 isoform X1: MAFITLRFEKCTQLSNTGLTHEGAAAGHTQEASCRTRGAFTAGGFIYGWRFHLWLAASSMAAGFIHGLETLSTTGGFIYGWGLHLWLEASSMPACFIHGLETLSTTRSFIYGWRFHLWLAASSMAAGFIHGLETLSTTGGFIYGWRLHLCLRALSMGWRLYPLLGASSMSGGFIYGWRLHLWLVFSSMAAGFIHGLETLSTTGGFIYGWGLHLWLRALSMDCGLHSRLGALSMGWRLYPPLGASSMAGGFLHRLGGLIHGWFARSLSEPQKQIIKQIILLSSTFIVF; encoded by the coding sequence GTTTGAAAAATGCACCCAGCTGAGCAACACGGGACTGACACACGAGGGAGCAGCTGCAGGACACACCCAAGAAGCCTCCTGCAGGACTCGGGGGGCATTTACGGCTGGAGGCTTCATCTATGGCTGGCGTTTTCATCTATGGCTGGCGGCTTCATCTATGGCTGCGGGCTTTATCCATGGGCTGGAGACTTTATCCACTACTGGGGGCTTCATCTATGGCTGGGGGCTTCATCTATGGCTGGAGGCTTCATCTATGCCTGCGTGCTTTATCCATGGGCTGGAGACTTTATCCACTACTAGGAGCTTCATCTATGGCTGGCGTTTTCATCTATGGCTGGCGGCTTCATCTATGGCTGCGGGCTTTATCCATGGGCTGGAGACTTTATCCACTACTGGGGGCTTCATCTATGGCTGGAGGCTTCATCTATGCCTGCGTGCTTTATCCATGGGCTGGAGACTTTATCCACTACTGGGAGCTTCATCTATGTCTGGGGGCTTCATCTATGGCTGGAGGCTTCATCTATGGCTGGTGTTTTCATCTATGGCTGCGGGCTTTATCCATGGGCTGGAGACTTTATCCACTACTGGGGGCTTCATCTATGGCTGGGGGCTTCATCTATGGCTGCGGGCTTTATCCATGGACTGTGGGCTTCATTCACGGCTGGGGGCTTTATCTATGGGCTGGAGACTTTATCCACCACTGGGGGCTTCATCTATGGCTGGGGGCTTCCTCCACCGGCTGGGGGGCCTCATCCATGGCTGGTTTGCCCGATCTCTTTCTGAGCCACAGAAACAGATTattaaacagataattttattgagttccacttttatagttttttaa